From the Lolium rigidum isolate FL_2022 chromosome 2, APGP_CSIRO_Lrig_0.1, whole genome shotgun sequence genome, one window contains:
- the LOC124689239 gene encoding tetratricopeptide repeat protein 5-like gives MSREREASSGVAATSASPSQPDAGLERTADAVEELYRLRDTFFPRDPAEKPAALRARADAALAVLDSLPPEQRKSPQQRAVCEFLRGKILDVFPEYNKEAEDHLSKAVKLNPSLVDAWLCLGNCIWKKGDLASAKNCFVLALDKGADKKILCQLSMLERSMAQGSEDQKLLVEESINHAKEAVMLDIKDGNCWYNLGNAYLTSFFVSGAWDHTQLHHSVKAYQNAEKDETTKLNPDLYYNSATANKYLENYERALSGFEAAALKDPDLGADTEVQKITSLLDKLVNAMKGQLRSKRLSSLVSSLGEVNLKSSHKKATISILSEGLNKMVAVLGKVVLLIRHDDVAPLYYLTCDSDQSYFILSVYGLRNEAIKEGDRVALLEPYYRILNIPWKEQHYQFKMIRVDFPEQILINEKAPGPHHVIRASIHAQNKP, from the exons ATGAGCCGCGAGCGCGAGGCCAGCAGCGGAGTGGCGGCGACCTCCGCCTCGCCCTCGCAGCCCGACGCGGGGCTGGAGAGGACGGCGGACGCGGTGGAGGAGCTGTACCGCCTCCGCGACACGTTCTTCCCCCGCGACCCCGCCGAGAAGCCCGCCGCGCTCCGCGCCCGCGCCGACGCCGCCCTCGCCGTACTAGACTCCCTCCCTCCTG AGCAAAGGAAATCGCCACAACAGCGTGCTGTTTGTGAGTTCTTGAGGGGGAAAATACTGGACGTCTTCCCTGAGTACAACAAGGAGGCCGAAGATCATCTATCGAAAGCA GTAAAGCTGAATCCATCTCTTGTAGATGCATGGCTATGCTTGGGCAACTGCATCTGGAAGAAGGGGGATCTGGCTTCAGCAAAGAATTGCTTTGTGTTAGCACTGGACAAG GGCGCAGATAAGAAAATACTATGCCAACTCTCCATGCTTGAAAGAAGTATGGCTCAAG GCAGTGAAGATCAAAAGTTGTTGGTGGAAGAGAGCATTAATCATGCAAAAGAAGCTGTAATGCTGGACATAAAAGATGGAAACTGTTGGT ATAATCTGGGAAATGCATATCTCACAAGCTTTTTTGTGAGTGGGGCCTGGGATCACACTCAACTTCATCATTCGGTCAAAGCATATCAGAATGCT GAGAAGGATGAAACTACGAAATTGAATCCAGACCTCTATTATAATTCTGCCACC GCTAACAAATATTTAGAGAATTACGAAAGAGCCCTTAGTGGTTTTGAAGCTGCAGCTTTAAAGGACCCTGACCTTGGTGCTGATACAGAAGTTCAGAAGATCACCAGTCTCCTTGATAAGCTTGTGAATGCAATGAAG GGACAACTACGATCCAAGCGATTATCATCATTGGTGTCTTCTTTGGGTGAAGTCAACT TAAAATCATCCCACAAGAAAGCAACCATAAGCATTCTATCAGAGGGTTTAAACAAGATGGTTGCTGTTTTGGGAAAAGTTGTGCTTTTGATAAGACATGACGATGTTGCTCCACT GTATTATTTGACGTGTGACTCAGATCAGTCTTATTTTATACTATCAGTTTATGGGCTACGGAATGAAGCA ATTAAAGAAGGTGACCGGGTGGCACTGTTGGAACCATACTACAGAATCCTGAATATACCATGGAAAGAGCAG CACTACCAGTTCAAAATGATTCGGGTGGACTTCCCTGAACAAATTCTTATCAACGAGAAGGCACCAGGTCCACATCATGTGATCCGCGCTTCAATCCATGCACAGAATAAACCATGA